The sequence AAGCTCCTTGGCGCGCGCATACAACTCACGCGCCACATCCGCCGAAGCGGTCGTGTGGTCGACAAATGTCGACGCCTTGGTCATGCCGGCAAAGGCACCTTCTTCGCCCAGCACCACGCTGCGCAAGTCGTCGTCATTGCCCACGCAGGCAAACACGATGTCTGCGCCCTTTGCGGCGTCGCGAGGCGTTGGGGCAGATTTGCCGCCGAACTCCTGCACCCAGGCCTGGGCCTTGGCGGCGCTGCGGTTGTAGACCGTTACGTCGTGTCCGGCCTTGGCAAGATGGCCTGCCATGGGAAGGCCCATGACGCCGAGCCCGAGGAAGGCGACCTTCTTGGCCGCGACGTTGTCATAGGTTTTGGAGCCGATGCTTGCCATGCCTGATGTTCCCGGTGAGTGTGAGACAGCGAATCCGTTAACTTACCGCAATCGTTCGCCTGCGGCGAGGGGGATCTGGGCAGGCTGTCGGGCGCGCGCGGCACCGGCGAAAAAAAAGGTTCATCGCGGAATAGCGTGGAGCCGTGCTTGATTGCCGTTACGCTTGATCCTTGATTTTTCAAGGATCAAGGCCGGGATCATGCTGGACCGCAAGACGATCGAGAGGTTGGGTGGGTGGGAAGGTTATCGGGTGGAGCGGGTCGTGTGGCCTGAAGGTGAGAGCCGGACGGTCACGATTTACCTGAAGCCTTCAGCGCGAACGATGCACTGCGAGCACTGCGGCAACCGATGTCGGCAGGTGCATGAGACGACCACGCGCCGGGTGCGGGATCTGCCGCTAATGGCGCTGCGAGTGACGCTGGTAGTGCCGCGTCGGCGGGTCTGGTGCGAGCAGTGCGGTGGACCGCATCTGGAGAGGCTGAGCTGGCTGGGCCGTTACCAGCGAGTGACCGACCGGCTGGCCGAGGCGGTCAGCCAGTTGCTTGAGTCCAGCAACATTCTGGCCGTGGCGCGCTTCTTCCAACTGGGTTGGCACACGGTCAAGGCGCTGGACAAGGCCCTGCTGCGACGGGCGATCCAAGAGCCGGACTGGAGCCAGATCCACTACCTAGCGATGGACGAGTTCGCTCTACACAAGGGCCATCGTTATGCCACGGTCGTTGTCGATCCGATCCGCCGTCAGGTGCTATGGATCGGTGATGGCCGCTCGCGCGAGACGGCCAGAGCCTTCTTCGAACAACTGCCAACTGGGGTTGCCCAGCAGATCCGGGCCGTAGCGATCGACATGACGACGGCCTATGAGCTGGAGATCCAGGCCAACTGCCCCAACGCCGAGATCGTCTACGACCTGTTCCACGTCGTGGCCAAGTACGGCCGTGAAGTGATAGACCGGGTGCGTGTAGACCAAGCGAACCAGTTGCGGCACGACAAGCCGGCCCGCCGGGTGATCAAGTCCAGTCGCTGGCTACTGCTGCGCAATCGCAAAAACCTCGATCCGTGCCAATCGGTAAAGTTGGACGAGTTGCTCCAGGCCAACCAGCCCTTGCTCACCGCTTATCTGATGCGCGATGAGCTCAAACAGCTGTGGTTCTACCAACACCCCGGCTACGCCCGCCAGGCATGGGATCACTGGCTGCAACAGGCTCGGGGCAGCGGCATCGCCGCCTTGGCTCACTTCGCGCTCAAGCTAAAAGCCTATCTGCACGGGATTCTGTCTCGCTGTCGCCACCGGCTCAACACCAGCATCGTCGAGGGCATCAACAACACCATCAAAGTCATCAAGCGCCGCGCCTACGGCTACCGCGATCAGGAGTACTTCTTCCTCAAGATCCGGTCTGCATTCCCCGGTATTCCTCGATGAACCAAAAAAAAACCGGGCCCAAGGGCCCGGTTGACGTTGCTCGCAAAAGGATTGCTTAATCTTCTTCGACGAAGGTCTCTTCGCGTTTTTTGCGGATCGCGGGCAGCGCGACCACCACCACCAGAGCCAGGGCCAGGGCCAGCAGCGAGGCCGACAGCGGG comes from Bordetella holmesii ATCC 51541 and encodes:
- a CDS encoding transposase family protein — translated: MLDRKTIERLGGWEGYRVERVVWPEGESRTVTIYLKPSARTMHCEHCGNRCRQVHETTTRRVRDLPLMALRVTLVVPRRRVWCEQCGGPHLERLSWLGRYQRVTDRLAEAVSQLLESSNILAVARFFQLGWHTVKALDKALLRRAIQEPDWSQIHYLAMDEFALHKGHRYATVVVDPIRRQVLWIGDGRSRETARAFFEQLPTGVAQQIRAVAIDMTTAYELEIQANCPNAEIVYDLFHVVAKYGREVIDRVRVDQANQLRHDKPARRVIKSSRWLLLRNRKNLDPCQSVKLDELLQANQPLLTAYLMRDELKQLWFYQHPGYARQAWDHWLQQARGSGIAALAHFALKLKAYLHGILSRCRHRLNTSIVEGINNTIKVIKRRAYGYRDQEYFFLKIRSAFPGIPR